The Lycium barbarum isolate Lr01 chromosome 9, ASM1917538v2, whole genome shotgun sequence genome has a segment encoding these proteins:
- the LOC132609707 gene encoding hydrolase 3-like: MATNDNEVVTDLYPTFRLYKNGRVERFYEYFNVFYVPPSQEDPVTGVSSKDITISSHVSARLYLPKNTSNEKLPVLVFYHGGGLVLGSAFFNKVHRFLNHLVSESNAIGVSVEYRLAPENDLAILYEDCWTALQWVASHSENNNSTNPNKDSWLTSYGDFNKVFIAGESAGGNIVYHMAMRAGTESLNGNVKILGSILACPFFLMPEENIDYQGNLAYNMWVTICPELESGLSPIDSPMINPLAEKAPRLLDLGCSRLFMGIAQNDVLVPREIMVRFVEGVKRSGWNGELEFFEVEGEEHCFFIEDPEAEKAKDLIKHFASFIQHKRS, from the exons ATGGCTACAAACGATAACGAGGTAGTCACTGATCTCTATCCTACTTTCCGACTCTACAAAAACGGCCGCGTTGAACGTTTCTACGAATATTTTAACGTGTTCTACGTTCCCCCGTCACAAGAAGATCCGGTCACGGGTGTCTCCTCTAAAGACATCACCATTTCATCTCATGTTTCCGCTAGACTTTACCTTCCAAAAAATACTTCTAATGAGAAACTTCCTGTATTAGTATTTTATCATGGTGGTGGACTTGTTCTTGGATCGGCTTTCTTCAATAAGGTGCACCGTTTTCTCAACCACTTGGTTTCTGAATCAAATGCAATTGGTGTGTCTGTAGAGTACAGGCTAGCCCCGGAGAATGATTTGGCGATATTGTACGAAGATTGCTGGACTGCGCTTCAGTGGGTTGCTTCTCATAGTGAGAATAACAACTCCACTAATCCTAACAAAGACTCATGGTTAACTAGCTATGGTGATTTTAACAAGGTGTTCATTGCTGGGGAAAGTGCTGGAG GTAATATAGTTTATCACATGGCTATGAGAGCTGGTACAGAAAGCTTAAATGGAAATGTTAAAATCTTGGGTTCCATTCTTGCTTGTCCCTTCTTTTTGATGCCAGAGGAGAACATCGATTATCAGGGTAATTTAGCTTATAATATGTGGGTCACCATATGTCCAGAATTGGAATCTGGATTATCACCAATTGATAGCCCAATGATTAATCCACTTGCTGAAAAGGCTCCAAGACTATTGGACCTGGGCTGCTCGAGGTTGTTTATGGGTATAGCTCAGAATGATGTATTGGTTCCAAGAGAAATTATGGTTCGATTTGTTGAAGGTGTGAAGAGAAGTGGGTGGAATGGTGAGTTGGAGTTCTTTGAAGTTGAAGGAGAAGAACATTGCTTCTTTATAGAGGATCCCGAAGCTGAGAAAGCTAAAGATTTAATAAAACACTTTGCTTCTTTCATCCAACATAAGCGATCATGA
- the LOC132610479 gene encoding uncharacterized protein LOC132610479, whose amino-acid sequence MEEFRPSFQCSGDRRLEIVSGKGFCNNQVSRARSPDLAGVTSKGTWPSQVAPASSNKPWGFNDPEMKRRKRIAKYKVYTIEGKVKTSIRNGLRWFKNKCSEIIHGY is encoded by the exons ATGGAAGAGTTTCGGCCGAGTTTCCAGTGCTCTGGCGACCGGAGACTGGAGATCGTAAGCGGAAAGGGGTTCTGCAACAACCAG GTAAGTAGGGCTCGGTCACCGGATCTGGCAGGAGTAACGAGCAAGGGAACGTGGCCGAGCCAGGTGGCACCAGCGTCTTCAAATAAGCCATGGGGATTCAATGATCCAGAAATGAAGAGACGAAAGAGAATAGCAAAGTATAAAGTGTACACTATTGAAGGGAAGGTCAAAACTTCTATTAGGAATGGACTAAGGTGGTTCAAGAATAAATGCTCAGAAATCATACATGGTTATTAA
- the LOC132609842 gene encoding uncharacterized protein LOC132609842: MEEKSKMQKKKSLVARRAWNILRLALLWARKGGIFKKRILMNLHMLPKYIKNLHHTNNYGALHYGERELSFDDTPIFHVKMHRPASLRFKMPNIPCIKPQVDFDFDFDFDNDHDQSDDEMYHGNEDDDDVVPRKGFLNGADDYCEENEIINAGPGDEAIDMKAEEFIAKFYEQIKMQRQISYLQYHETTAN, from the coding sequence ATGGAAGAGAAGTCGAAAATGCAGAAGAAGAAATCATTGGTTGCTCGTAGAGCATGGAACATTCTCCGTTTGGCCTTATTATGGGCAAGAAAAGGTGGCATTTTCAAGAAAAGGATCCTTATGAATCTTCATATGCTTCCCAAATACATTAAAAACCTTCATCATACCAACAATTACGGTGCACTACATTATGGGGAGCGTGAGCTTTCCTTTGATGACACCCCTATCTTTCACGTCAAGATGCATCGTCCTGCTTCCTTGCGTTTCAAGATGCCTAATATCCCTTGCATCAAACCTCAAGTCGATTTTGACTTTGACTTTGACTTTGACAACGATCATGATCAGAGTGACGATGAAATGTACCATGGTAATGAggacgatgatgatgttgttcCTAGGAAAGGTTTCTTGAATGGAGCGGATGATTATTGTGAAGAGAATGAAATAATTAATGCTGGTCCTGGTGACGAAGCTATTGATATGAAGGCTGAGGAGTTTATTGCAAAGTTCTATGAACAAATAAAGATGCAAAGACAAATATCATATTTACAATACCATGAGACGACCGCTAATTAA
- the LOC132610575 gene encoding uncharacterized protein LOC132610575 translates to MTEEVVSSTITTTTTTTTTNNNNKSSVDDNIVNQRQLIVKEKKKQGAFSFIKAASLKLRRRSLDLKQQKFSQEAVPTADSKGENWKKLVGSMRPLHLQDNQSPPSPHPPPPVKSLSLPVECCEIFSSPSPSTSSAGTISQYASANNLQELYGEKSDDEEEEDPDHVFDTIGADEMIDAKAENFIAQFYEQMRRQQ, encoded by the exons ATGACGGAAGAGGTAGTCAGCTCCACAATCACCaccacaaccaccaccaccaccaccaacaataataataaatctTCAGTTGATGACAACATTGTCAATCAACGACAATTAATTGTCAAGGAGAAGAAAAAGCAGGGTGCTTTTAGCTTTATCAAAGCTGCGTCACTCAAGCTTCGTCGTCGTTCCCTCGATCTAAAGCAACAGAAATTTTCTCAG GAAGCGGTGCCCACTGCGGATTCAAAGGGGGAAAACTGGAAGAAGTTGGTGGGCTCAATGAGGCCTTTACATCTCCAAGACAACCAATCACCACCGAGTCCTCACCCGCCACCCCCGGTGAAATCTCTATCGCTGCCTGTAGAATGCTGTGAAATTTTTTCCTCTCCCTCGCCCTCAACGTCCTCTGCTGGCACCATTAGTCAATATGCTTCGGCAAATAATTTACAAGAACTCTACGGTGAGAAGAGTGACGATGAGGAAGAGGAAGATCCTGACCATGTATTTGATACAATTGGAGCAGACGAGATGATTGATGCCAAGGCAGAGAATTTCATTGCTCAATTTTACGAACAAATGAGGCGTCAACAGTGA